A section of the Cryobacterium soli genome encodes:
- a CDS encoding flavodoxin domain-containing protein codes for MTVLVGYSSKYGATEGIAERIAAALQSAGVDAEAHPVRDVHDPSRFDAFVIGASAYMGSWRKDATRFVQHHRDLLTARPVWLFSSGPLGTEKTDDQGRDMLTQAVPKQFAEFTDSLSPRGTQVFYGAMDTSKLRGRDRLVGKIPAVEKILPDGDFRDWSAIDAWAHSIAQDLSPSPRTAS; via the coding sequence ATGACGGTACTCGTCGGGTATTCGAGCAAGTACGGCGCCACCGAGGGCATCGCGGAGCGGATCGCCGCCGCGTTGCAGTCGGCGGGGGTCGACGCGGAGGCGCATCCGGTGCGCGACGTGCACGACCCGTCCCGGTTCGACGCGTTCGTGATCGGCGCCTCCGCCTACATGGGCTCGTGGCGGAAGGACGCCACCCGGTTCGTGCAGCATCACCGGGATCTCTTGACCGCCCGGCCGGTCTGGCTGTTCAGCAGCGGCCCGCTCGGTACCGAGAAGACGGATGACCAGGGTCGCGACATGCTCACCCAGGCCGTGCCGAAGCAGTTCGCCGAGTTCACCGACTCCCTCTCGCCGCGGGGCACGCAGGTGTTCTACGGTGCCATGGACACGTCGAAGCTCCGCGGCCGGGACCGGCTGGTCGGCAAGATCCCCGCCGTGGAGAAGATCCTGCCCGACGGCGACTTCCGGGACTGGTCGGCCATCGACGCCTGGGCACACAGCATCGCCCAAGACCTGTCCCCCAGTCCGCGAACTGCGAGCTGA
- the arfB gene encoding alternative ribosome rescue aminoacyl-tRNA hydrolase ArfB, with product MDLEVSPALTIPATELGWRFSRSSGPGGQHVNTSDSRVQVSWNIAESAVLTDDQRMLLLDRLDRRLVGGVVTIAASEQRSQLRNREIALVKLAELVAAGLAPDGPSRRATKPTRGSGRRHLAAKQQRSATKQNRRRPAAE from the coding sequence ATGGATCTTGAGGTATCGCCCGCGCTCACGATTCCGGCGACGGAACTCGGCTGGCGGTTCTCCAGGTCGTCGGGCCCCGGCGGCCAGCACGTGAACACCTCGGACAGCCGGGTTCAGGTGTCCTGGAACATCGCCGAGTCCGCGGTACTCACGGACGACCAGCGGATGCTGCTGCTCGATCGCCTGGATCGGCGCCTGGTCGGCGGGGTGGTCACCATCGCCGCCTCCGAGCAGCGCTCGCAACTGCGCAACCGGGAGATCGCGTTGGTCAAGCTCGCCGAACTCGTTGCCGCGGGGCTGGCGCCGGACGGGCCCAGCCGACGGGCGACCAAGCCCACCCGCGGTTCCGGCCGGCGTCACCTCGCCGCCAAGCAGCAACGCTCGGCCACCAAGCAGAACCGCCGGCGCCCCGCCGCCGAGTAA
- a CDS encoding SCO1664 family protein yields the protein MPPEDDPLAGALELTGRITTASNATFFGTIDGVAVVYKPVAGESPLWDFPDGDLASREVAAYLVSQTFGWNVVPRTWLRDGPMGPGMVQLWQEADPDQEAVDLVSSDAVPDDWRQVLEGRDENDRLVSLIHEDTTALRRMAVFDIVVNNADRKGAHILPMTDGHRHGVDHGLTFHTDHKLRTVLWGWIGDELSIDELAGIDRVSAALDGALGAILAGLLTPAELAALAARCDRLRTRARFPEPEGEMPAVPWPLF from the coding sequence ATGCCGCCGGAGGACGATCCTCTCGCCGGTGCCCTCGAGCTCACCGGCCGGATCACGACGGCGTCCAACGCCACTTTCTTCGGCACCATCGACGGGGTCGCCGTCGTGTACAAACCGGTGGCCGGTGAGAGCCCGCTCTGGGACTTCCCCGACGGCGACCTGGCCAGCCGCGAGGTGGCGGCCTACCTGGTCTCGCAGACGTTCGGCTGGAATGTCGTGCCCCGCACCTGGCTGCGGGACGGGCCGATGGGTCCGGGCATGGTGCAGCTGTGGCAGGAAGCGGACCCCGACCAGGAAGCCGTCGACCTCGTGTCGTCCGACGCCGTGCCCGACGACTGGCGCCAGGTGCTCGAGGGCCGCGACGAAAACGACCGGCTGGTCTCGCTCATCCACGAGGACACGACGGCGCTGCGTCGGATGGCCGTGTTCGACATCGTGGTGAACAACGCCGACCGCAAGGGCGCGCACATCCTGCCGATGACCGACGGCCACCGGCACGGCGTCGACCACGGCCTCACCTTCCACACCGACCACAAACTGCGCACCGTGCTCTGGGGCTGGATCGGTGACGAGCTCAGCATCGACGAACTCGCCGGTATCGACCGGGTCAGCGCGGCGTTGGACGGCGCCCTCGGCGCTATCCTGGCCGGCCTGCTCACCCCGGCCGAGCTGGCCGCGTTGGCCGCCCGCTGCGACCGGTTGCGCACCCGCGCCCGTTTCCCCGAACCAGAGGGCGAGATGCCCGCGGTGCCCTGGCCGCTGTTCTGA
- a CDS encoding DUF3090 domain-containing protein: MPTIVHEFAWPDRVVIGTVGPPGSRTFYLQVRTGPRIVSIALEKQQSALVAEKIDEILDQLMAHEGNPFSIPTSTPVELVDNDPLEQPVEEEFRTAAMSLGWDPSTVQIVLEAYRFDDEGTPELDPEALEPGETLMVRMPVGTARAFAKRTREVVGAGRPMCPLCGNPIDADGHICPLPGE; encoded by the coding sequence ATGCCTACAATCGTCCATGAGTTCGCCTGGCCGGATCGGGTCGTCATCGGTACGGTCGGCCCGCCCGGCTCTCGCACCTTCTATCTGCAGGTGCGCACCGGGCCGCGGATCGTCAGCATCGCGCTGGAGAAGCAGCAGTCGGCGCTGGTCGCCGAGAAGATCGACGAGATCCTCGACCAGCTGATGGCCCACGAGGGTAACCCGTTCAGCATCCCCACCAGCACCCCGGTCGAGCTTGTCGACAACGATCCGCTGGAGCAGCCCGTTGAGGAGGAGTTCCGCACGGCCGCCATGAGCCTGGGCTGGGACCCGTCGACGGTGCAGATCGTGCTCGAGGCGTACCGGTTCGACGACGAGGGCACCCCCGAACTCGACCCGGAGGCGCTCGAGCCGGGGGAGACCCTGATGGTGCGGATGCCCGTGGGCACCGCCCGCGCGTTCGCCAAGCGCACCCGCGAAGTGGTGGGCGCCGGCCGGCCCATGTGCCCGCTCTGCGGCAACCCCATCGACGCCGACGGCCACATCTGCCCGCTGCCCGGCGAGTGA
- a CDS encoding MSMEG_4193 family putative phosphomutase, which translates to MATVILVRHGRTTANATGMLAGRTAGVLLDDIGREQARLTGTRLAVVPVVGVVSSPLERCRETAEWILNEQTGTPATPVEDDLTECDYGDWQGRSLSDLATEKLWSVVQTQPSAVTFPNGEAMATMQSRSVAAIRRLDAAFEAEHGPGAVWVAVSHGDIIKSILADALGMHLDLFQRINVGPASVSIVRYGAARPSVIATNTDAGDLSWLAASTPAGDAPVGGGAGHQPPTSARA; encoded by the coding sequence ATGGCCACAGTCATCCTCGTGCGGCACGGACGCACCACCGCCAACGCCACCGGCATGCTGGCCGGCCGCACCGCCGGAGTGCTGCTCGACGACATCGGGCGGGAGCAGGCGCGCCTGACCGGCACCCGGCTGGCCGTGGTGCCGGTCGTGGGTGTGGTGTCCAGCCCGCTGGAGCGCTGCCGGGAGACGGCGGAGTGGATTCTCAACGAGCAGACCGGAACTCCCGCGACGCCCGTGGAGGACGACCTCACCGAGTGCGACTACGGCGACTGGCAGGGCCGCTCGCTCAGCGATCTGGCCACTGAGAAGCTCTGGTCGGTGGTGCAGACGCAGCCCTCGGCCGTCACCTTCCCCAACGGCGAGGCGATGGCCACCATGCAGTCCCGCTCGGTCGCCGCGATCCGCCGCCTCGACGCGGCCTTCGAGGCCGAGCACGGCCCCGGCGCGGTGTGGGTGGCGGTGAGCCACGGCGACATCATCAAGTCGATCCTGGCCGACGCGCTGGGTATGCACCTGGACCTGTTCCAGCGCATCAACGTGGGCCCGGCATCCGTCTCGATCGTGCGGTACGGCGCCGCCCGGCCGAGCGTGATCGCCACGAACACGGATGCCGGTGACCTCTCCTGGCTGGCCGCGAGCACGCCCGCGGGCGACGCGCCGGTCGGCGGCGGGGCCGGACACCAGCCGCCAACGTCCGCGCGCGCCTAA